The Sinomonas sp. P10A9 genome includes a window with the following:
- a CDS encoding DUF4082 domain-containing protein: protein MGKPVAVRSHHRTLRGHLWRTVHRAAAAWLPALLVSALLVGIEPVVSAPTAQAASNPCTAPVASAVACENTQSGTPQSDWMISGAGDSTIQGYATQMSVNVGETVQFKVSTNAKAYHFDVLRLGYYQGNGARKVAANLLPSATLPQSQPACQTFSDTGLVDCGNWAVSASWTVPTTAVSGVYIAHLIRNDTGGSSWITFVVRNDAATTAIAFQTSDETWQAYNTYGGNSLYQCNVACPPGNPLAYKAAFKVSYNRPFHTGLDDQGRSWLTYTELPMIRFLEANGYDMSYMAGIDTASRGSLLLNHKTIVTSGHDEYVSYDQRTNLEAARDHGVNLAMFSGNELFWRTRWESSQAGTTTAGRTLVTYKDTHFNAPTDPVTWTGTYADPRFGTSGGGGNPQNALTGQFYNVNSGTTDITVPAKYASLRMWRNTTISSLTGSQTATLGSGLGTLGYEWDIYADNGSRPAGLFALSSTTNTNAEVFTDYGSTTATGKTATHSLTEYRAKSGALVFGAGTVQWSWGLDNFTTNGNTDLNMQQATVNLLADMASQPVTPLPGIKAAAGSTDATAPTSTITSPTSGASVADGTTVTVSGTASDTGGGVVAGVEVSTDGGTSWHPATGTTNWTYSWVAHGSPSTTLQTRAVDDSGNLETPGSGRSVSVGCPCSILGTGMKPAVADAGDPSGVELGSQFYSDVTGTVTGVRFYKAGTNAGTHVGNLWTTAGALLASATFTGETASGWQSVTFSKPVTVTAGTRYIVSYYAPKGHYSEDLGWFYNNPSPQPAGGDSVDSAPLHFTRSVPGSPNGFYNYGPSSSFPNQIYNAENYWVDPVFTPSATAAPAITQTAPAAGATNVAIGTAPSATFNQAVTASSVTFTVKDAGGAAVSGTTALGSNGTVATFTPSSALSYSTQYTATVSGATNSTGQAMASPYTWTFTTMAPPPAPAVTSTAPASGATGIAVAITPSATFNQAVTASSVTFTLKDGGGASVSGTTALSSDGTTATFTPSTALAYSVTYSATVSGATNSTGQTMASPYSWTFTTASAPPAPSVSSTNPPPGATGVAVTSAVTATFSQDVSSSSIQFVLKDASGASIPGSMSYSSTTTTATFTPSAPLANNTQYTASVSGATNSTGQTMSPYSWSFTTVPGYSCPCTVFPSSATPATANSGDTSGVELGMKFQTTIDGQITGVRFYKGNQNTGTHVGNLWSAGGTKLATVTFVNESASGWQQAYFSAPVAVTANTTYVVSYYAPNGNYSDTGNGFSTQLGATPIVGLASGSSGGNGVYAYGSASSFPNGTYNSTNYWVDAVLNPGSPAAPVVLSTAPSQGVTGVQTGSPVSATFDQAVDTSSASFTLTPSGGTAVAGSTGNLSATGTYTLTPSAALAANTTYTAAVSGVKSATGQTMTSAYSWSFTTGATVYSCPCSIFSSSSLPSTVNVNDANAVELGTQFTSDVAGSVTAIKFYKGSQNTGTHIGHLWTAGGTLLATVTFSGETSSGWQTATLSGPVAISANTAYVVSYYAPNGFYSATGNYFATSADAPPLHGLASTASHLNGLYKYGTSGFPTSSYNATNYWVDLVLNTP from the coding sequence GTGGGCAAGCCAGTAGCAGTCCGTTCACACCACCGCACGCTCCGGGGGCACCTGTGGCGGACCGTGCATCGGGCGGCCGCCGCTTGGCTGCCCGCGCTGCTCGTCTCGGCCCTGCTCGTCGGGATTGAGCCGGTCGTCTCGGCACCTACAGCTCAGGCGGCCTCCAATCCGTGCACCGCCCCGGTAGCCAGCGCCGTCGCCTGCGAGAACACCCAGAGTGGAACCCCGCAGAGCGACTGGATGATCTCCGGCGCGGGCGACTCGACCATCCAGGGCTACGCGACGCAGATGAGCGTGAACGTGGGCGAAACGGTCCAGTTCAAGGTCAGCACCAATGCCAAGGCCTACCACTTCGATGTCCTCCGGCTCGGCTACTACCAGGGCAACGGCGCGCGCAAGGTTGCCGCCAACCTTCTCCCGAGCGCCACACTGCCGCAGAGCCAGCCCGCGTGCCAGACGTTCTCCGACACCGGCCTTGTCGACTGCGGGAACTGGGCCGTCTCCGCCTCGTGGACCGTTCCCACCACAGCTGTTTCGGGCGTCTACATCGCCCATCTCATCCGAAATGACACTGGTGGCAGCAGTTGGATCACGTTCGTCGTACGAAACGACGCGGCAACCACCGCTATCGCGTTCCAGACCTCGGATGAGACTTGGCAGGCCTACAACACCTACGGCGGGAACAGCCTCTACCAGTGCAATGTCGCCTGCCCGCCCGGGAACCCCCTTGCATACAAGGCCGCGTTCAAGGTCTCGTACAACCGTCCTTTCCACACAGGCTTGGACGATCAGGGACGTAGCTGGCTGACCTATACGGAACTGCCGATGATCCGATTCCTCGAGGCCAATGGCTACGACATGAGCTACATGGCGGGCATTGACACGGCCTCACGCGGATCCCTTCTGCTCAACCACAAGACGATTGTCACCTCTGGGCACGATGAGTACGTCTCGTACGACCAGCGGACCAACCTCGAGGCGGCCCGAGACCATGGCGTCAACCTGGCCATGTTCTCGGGCAACGAGCTGTTCTGGCGCACCCGATGGGAGTCCAGCCAGGCCGGCACCACGACGGCCGGGCGGACCTTGGTCACCTACAAGGACACCCACTTCAACGCGCCCACAGACCCTGTGACGTGGACCGGAACCTACGCTGACCCCCGGTTCGGAACCTCAGGCGGTGGGGGCAATCCCCAGAATGCCTTGACGGGCCAGTTCTACAACGTGAATTCCGGGACGACCGACATCACGGTCCCTGCCAAATACGCCAGCCTGCGGATGTGGCGCAACACAACCATCTCATCACTCACCGGAAGCCAGACCGCGACCCTCGGATCTGGGCTCGGAACGCTTGGATACGAGTGGGACATCTACGCCGACAACGGCTCCCGGCCAGCTGGCCTGTTCGCGCTGTCCTCGACCACCAACACCAACGCGGAAGTCTTCACGGACTACGGAAGCACAACGGCTACCGGAAAGACCGCCACCCACAGCCTCACGGAATACCGGGCCAAGAGCGGCGCGCTCGTCTTTGGGGCAGGAACGGTGCAATGGTCCTGGGGGCTGGACAACTTCACGACCAACGGAAACACCGACCTCAATATGCAGCAGGCCACGGTGAACCTGCTGGCGGACATGGCTTCCCAGCCCGTCACCCCGCTGCCCGGCATCAAGGCCGCCGCGGGGTCGACGGACGCAACGGCGCCGACATCGACCATCACTTCTCCGACATCGGGCGCCTCCGTGGCCGACGGCACCACGGTGACCGTCTCGGGAACCGCCAGCGATACGGGCGGCGGCGTGGTCGCGGGAGTGGAAGTGTCTACCGATGGCGGAACCTCGTGGCACCCCGCCACGGGCACGACGAACTGGACCTATTCGTGGGTAGCCCACGGCAGCCCGTCGACCACTCTCCAGACGCGCGCAGTGGACGACAGCGGCAACCTCGAGACGCCCGGGTCGGGACGCTCCGTGAGTGTGGGGTGCCCCTGCTCGATCCTTGGGACTGGCATGAAGCCCGCAGTCGCCGACGCGGGCGACCCGAGCGGGGTGGAGCTCGGCTCGCAGTTCTACTCCGACGTCACCGGCACGGTGACCGGCGTCCGGTTCTACAAGGCTGGCACCAACGCGGGGACCCATGTCGGCAACCTGTGGACCACGGCTGGGGCACTCCTCGCCAGCGCGACCTTCACGGGAGAAACGGCCTCCGGCTGGCAGTCGGTCACGTTCTCCAAGCCAGTGACAGTCACCGCTGGCACGCGCTACATCGTGTCCTACTACGCCCCCAAGGGCCACTACTCCGAGGACTTGGGCTGGTTCTACAACAACCCGTCTCCGCAGCCCGCTGGTGGCGACTCGGTTGACTCCGCACCCTTGCATTTCACCCGGAGCGTCCCGGGATCGCCCAATGGGTTCTACAACTACGGCCCGAGTTCGAGCTTCCCCAACCAGATCTACAATGCCGAGAACTACTGGGTGGACCCCGTCTTCACGCCTTCGGCGACCGCAGCACCGGCTATCACGCAGACCGCGCCGGCCGCGGGTGCGACCAACGTGGCGATCGGTACCGCGCCGAGCGCAACGTTCAATCAGGCCGTCACAGCGTCCTCGGTGACCTTCACGGTCAAGGACGCGGGCGGCGCAGCCGTCTCTGGAACTACGGCGCTGGGGAGCAACGGAACCGTAGCGACCTTCACGCCGTCGTCCGCCCTCTCGTACAGCACCCAGTACACCGCCACCGTGAGCGGAGCCACCAACTCGACCGGACAAGCCATGGCCAGTCCCTATACCTGGACCTTCACGACCATGGCGCCGCCCCCTGCCCCCGCAGTCACGTCGACTGCGCCGGCGTCGGGGGCGACAGGCATCGCAGTTGCCATCACGCCGAGCGCGACGTTCAATCAGGCGGTGACAGCATCCTCGGTGACGTTCACCCTCAAAGACGGCGGCGGGGCCTCGGTGTCGGGTACAACGGCGCTGAGCAGTGATGGGACCACGGCGACTTTCACACCGTCCACCGCGCTTGCCTACAGCGTGACCTACTCGGCGACCGTGAGCGGCGCAACGAACTCCACGGGGCAGACCATGGCCAGCCCATACTCGTGGACCTTCACGACGGCCAGCGCGCCGCCAGCCCCAAGTGTCTCCTCGACGAATCCGCCCCCCGGCGCAACAGGCGTCGCCGTGACGTCGGCTGTGACCGCGACCTTCAGTCAGGATGTATCGTCCTCCTCGATCCAGTTCGTCCTCAAGGACGCGTCCGGAGCGAGCATCCCCGGCTCGATGTCCTACTCGAGCACGACGACGACGGCGACCTTCACCCCGTCGGCTCCCCTCGCGAACAACACCCAGTACACGGCGTCGGTGAGCGGGGCAACCAATTCGACAGGCCAGACCATGTCTCCCTACAGCTGGAGCTTCACCACTGTTCCGGGATACAGCTGCCCGTGCACCGTGTTCCCGTCCAGCGCGACGCCCGCCACGGCGAACTCCGGCGACACAAGCGGGGTCGAGCTCGGCATGAAGTTCCAGACCACGATCGATGGGCAGATCACGGGCGTCCGCTTCTACAAGGGCAACCAGAACACCGGAACGCACGTCGGCAACCTCTGGTCAGCTGGCGGCACAAAGCTCGCGACAGTGACTTTCGTGAATGAATCGGCATCAGGGTGGCAGCAGGCCTATTTCTCCGCCCCGGTTGCGGTGACAGCAAATACGACCTACGTGGTCTCGTACTACGCCCCGAACGGCAACTACTCCGACACCGGCAACGGATTCTCTACCCAGCTGGGGGCGACGCCCATCGTAGGACTTGCCAGCGGTTCGAGCGGCGGCAACGGGGTCTATGCCTACGGCTCGGCCTCGAGCTTCCCGAACGGGACGTACAACTCGACCAACTACTGGGTCGACGCCGTCCTCAATCCGGGTTCCCCAGCCGCGCCCGTCGTCCTGAGCACCGCACCGTCTCAGGGAGTCACCGGGGTCCAGACGGGTTCCCCAGTCTCAGCCACCTTTGACCAGGCCGTCGACACATCGTCCGCCTCGTTCACGCTCACGCCCAGCGGCGGCACCGCGGTCGCGGGCAGCACCGGCAACCTCTCCGCCACAGGGACGTACACCCTCACCCCGAGTGCAGCGCTCGCGGCGAACACGACCTACACCGCCGCCGTGTCCGGGGTGAAGAGCGCAACCGGCCAGACTATGACGTCCGCGTACTCCTGGAGCTTCACGACTGGAGCCACGGTGTACAGCTGCCCATGCAGCATCTTCAGTTCCTCGTCCCTTCCCTCCACGGTCAACGTCAACGACGCGAATGCGGTCGAGCTCGGTACACAATTCACATCCGATGTCGCCGGGTCGGTCACCGCTATCAAGTTCTACAAGGGCTCCCAGAATACGGGGACACACATCGGGCACCTCTGGACGGCGGGAGGCACACTGCTCGCAACAGTGACCTTCAGTGGCGAGACCTCGAGCGGCTGGCAGACCGCTACGCTCTCAGGCCCGGTCGCGATCTCGGCGAACACTGCCTACGTGGTCTCGTACTACGCACCGAACGGCTTCTACTCGGCCACTGGGAACTACTTCGCGACATCGGCGGATGCGCCGCCACTGCACGGGCTTGCGAGCACCGCGAGCCACCTCAACGGCCTGTATAAGTACGGAACGTCCGGGTTCCCGACAAGCAGCTACAACGCGACGAACTACTGGGTCGACCTGGTCTTGAACACTCCATGA
- a CDS encoding VanZ family protein, giving the protein MRRRTAWWALAVYGLAVAAVVFAPVGPSFKGIPLPGWLHASAIDAAANVAIFVPVGFLIAQLLPRGRRWLAVVICCGVSATIETVQTFFLSERSGNVRDVVTNTTGGIIGMLTFIVWLRVLGPRRLARPAGSSRHVPESSTRSYEESPWASQ; this is encoded by the coding sequence ATGAGGCGGCGGACGGCCTGGTGGGCGCTTGCGGTGTACGGTCTGGCGGTGGCCGCGGTCGTCTTCGCGCCCGTCGGGCCGAGCTTCAAGGGGATTCCGCTCCCTGGGTGGCTGCATGCGAGTGCCATCGATGCCGCGGCCAATGTGGCCATCTTCGTTCCTGTTGGCTTCCTCATCGCGCAGCTCCTGCCACGCGGGAGGCGCTGGCTTGCCGTCGTGATCTGCTGCGGGGTGTCCGCAACCATCGAGACCGTCCAGACTTTCTTCCTTTCCGAACGCTCGGGCAACGTACGGGACGTCGTCACGAACACGACGGGAGGCATCATCGGCATGCTCACGTTCATCGTTTGGCTGCGGGTGCTGGGACCCCGCCGATTGGCTCGTCCTGCGGGTTCGAGCCGCCATGTGCCAGAGAGCTCCACCCGGTCCTATGAGGAGTCACCGTGGGCAAGCCAGTAG
- a CDS encoding WecB/TagA/CpsF family glycosyltransferase gives MSAEVQPGRTTQDGDRAVVPGGTVVLGGTTVTLLDAEDAVEAILGGCLDGRVPLGVVSANLDHVYHFGSGGRWEHCLEGAADLEWLTLLDGAPLAAEAERITGRPWPRLAGSDLIEPILDRAEEDRLRVGFLGGSPESHILLRGRLAERRPALRVAGFWTPSRGELEDPEMSRAVARSIADARTDLLVVGLGKPRQELWIAEHGSETGARVLLAFGAVVDFLAERVRRAPSWVAEHGLEWAWRLALEPGRLSERYLVQGPEAYTRLRRNSASAAGTRVALSDAARASAARTAALAAHPASRGREPLHPRTRPDGGFVPADEPADVAALVVTYNNADSIGPLLDSLRSAARSVRLRVVVADNSPDSQTLDALAHGSEAFTDVVAFQTGGNLGYAGGINAAMAAAGDAGGYLVLNPDTTVLPGAVDAMLARLRAGAGAVVPLMLGNDGAPHPSLRREPTAARAWGDALFGARLPRRPQWSAETDYDPESYAHAHMVDWATGAALMVSAEAARAVGPWDERYFMYSEETDYCRALRERGFDVWFEPGARVMHSGAGSGSSRGLADLMAVNRIRYMRKNHPGLPTALATAAVVMRETLRAADAGHRHTLGVILRPGRWSGLPHAEPYPSPHDGGHPEGCVIIPAHNEGRVITRTLEGLRPALASGQVEVIVACNACTDRTAQIAAGFPGVRVLDLAEPGKARALNAADAIATRWPRVYLDADIEIPSAALKSVLTELGRGRYLAGRPDFRYDTSACKPLVAAYYRARVRVPSNRAALWGAGCYAMTEAGHAAFGAFPYDAADDYFVDTVFEPDQKTFISCEPVVVRPPRTAGSLVSTLHRVYRAPSASGGRSTPGRTLGGLLASVRGPASAIDAAVYAMFALAGRRQPGGISSRGAHPWERDESSRR, from the coding sequence GTGAGCGCGGAGGTCCAGCCGGGCCGGACCACACAAGACGGGGACCGCGCAGTCGTGCCCGGCGGGACCGTCGTGCTCGGCGGCACCACGGTGACGCTCCTGGATGCCGAAGATGCCGTCGAGGCGATCCTCGGAGGGTGCCTCGACGGGCGGGTTCCCCTCGGAGTCGTCTCCGCCAACCTTGACCACGTGTACCACTTCGGCTCGGGTGGGCGCTGGGAGCACTGCCTTGAGGGCGCCGCTGACCTCGAGTGGCTCACGCTGCTCGACGGCGCGCCGCTCGCCGCTGAAGCTGAGCGGATCACCGGGCGGCCGTGGCCGCGGCTCGCGGGCAGCGACCTCATCGAGCCCATCCTTGACCGGGCCGAGGAGGACAGGCTGAGAGTCGGGTTCCTCGGCGGGAGCCCTGAGTCCCACATCCTCCTCCGCGGACGCCTGGCCGAGCGCCGCCCGGCCCTGCGCGTCGCAGGCTTCTGGACCCCCAGCCGCGGCGAACTCGAGGACCCGGAGATGTCACGCGCCGTCGCCCGCTCGATCGCCGACGCCAGGACAGACCTGCTCGTGGTGGGTCTCGGTAAGCCCCGCCAGGAGCTCTGGATCGCCGAGCACGGCAGCGAGACCGGTGCGCGAGTGCTGCTCGCCTTCGGAGCTGTGGTCGACTTCCTCGCCGAGCGGGTCCGGAGGGCGCCGTCGTGGGTCGCGGAGCACGGGCTCGAGTGGGCGTGGAGGCTCGCCCTCGAGCCGGGCCGGCTCTCGGAGCGGTATCTCGTCCAGGGGCCCGAGGCCTACACACGACTGCGGCGGAACAGCGCTTCGGCTGCTGGCACGCGAGTCGCGCTCTCGGACGCAGCACGCGCCTCGGCTGCACGCACGGCGGCTCTGGCCGCCCATCCAGCCAGCCGAGGGCGCGAACCCCTCCACCCACGGACCCGTCCCGACGGCGGATTCGTCCCCGCAGACGAGCCGGCCGACGTCGCCGCGCTCGTCGTGACATACAACAACGCCGACTCGATCGGGCCGCTCCTGGACTCTCTGCGCAGCGCGGCGCGCAGCGTCCGGCTGCGCGTGGTCGTCGCCGACAACTCCCCGGATTCCCAGACGCTCGACGCGCTCGCCCACGGCAGCGAGGCCTTCACGGACGTCGTCGCGTTCCAGACCGGCGGCAACCTCGGGTACGCCGGCGGGATCAATGCCGCGATGGCCGCCGCAGGCGACGCCGGGGGGTACCTCGTACTCAACCCCGACACGACCGTCCTGCCCGGGGCCGTCGATGCGATGCTTGCGCGGCTGCGGGCCGGGGCTGGCGCCGTGGTGCCGCTCATGCTGGGGAACGACGGCGCGCCCCACCCGTCGCTTCGCCGCGAACCGACCGCGGCACGGGCCTGGGGCGACGCGCTCTTCGGGGCCCGGCTCCCCCGTCGTCCTCAGTGGAGTGCTGAAACCGACTACGACCCGGAGAGCTATGCCCACGCCCACATGGTGGACTGGGCCACCGGCGCGGCGCTCATGGTATCCGCGGAGGCCGCGCGCGCCGTCGGGCCGTGGGACGAGCGGTACTTCATGTACTCGGAGGAGACGGACTATTGCCGGGCGCTGCGCGAGCGCGGCTTCGACGTCTGGTTCGAGCCGGGCGCGCGGGTCATGCACTCCGGGGCCGGAAGCGGTTCGTCGCGCGGACTCGCCGACCTCATGGCCGTCAACAGGATCCGCTACATGCGCAAGAACCACCCAGGGCTGCCCACCGCCCTGGCGACGGCCGCCGTCGTCATGCGCGAGACGCTCCGGGCCGCTGACGCCGGGCACCGGCACACGCTCGGCGTCATCCTTCGGCCTGGCCGATGGAGCGGGCTGCCGCACGCAGAACCGTACCCGAGCCCGCACGACGGTGGACATCCGGAGGGGTGCGTCATCATCCCGGCGCACAACGAGGGGCGCGTCATCACGCGGACGCTCGAAGGCCTCCGCCCCGCGCTCGCGAGCGGCCAGGTCGAGGTGATCGTCGCGTGCAACGCGTGCACGGACCGGACCGCACAGATCGCTGCTGGCTTCCCCGGCGTGCGCGTGCTCGATCTTGCCGAGCCTGGCAAGGCTCGTGCCCTCAACGCGGCCGATGCCATCGCAACGCGCTGGCCCCGCGTCTACCTCGACGCAGACATCGAGATTCCGTCCGCGGCCCTGAAGAGCGTGCTAACCGAACTGGGCCGCGGGCGGTACCTGGCCGGTCGTCCGGACTTCCGGTACGACACCTCGGCATGCAAGCCGCTCGTCGCCGCGTACTACCGTGCGCGGGTCCGAGTCCCCTCGAACCGTGCCGCGCTCTGGGGCGCCGGCTGCTACGCGATGACTGAGGCGGGGCATGCGGCCTTCGGCGCGTTTCCTTACGACGCCGCGGACGACTACTTCGTCGACACCGTGTTCGAACCCGATCAGAAGACCTTCATCAGCTGCGAGCCCGTCGTGGTGCGCCCCCCTCGCACGGCGGGCTCGCTTGTCTCCACCCTGCATCGGGTCTACCGGGCGCCCTCCGCCTCTGGGGGACGTTCGACGCCGGGGCGCACCCTGGGTGGGCTCCTCGCCTCGGTGCGGGGGCCGGCGTCGGCCATCGATGCCGCTGTGTACGCGATGTTCGCCCTCGCAGGGCGGCGGCAGCCCGGCGGGATCAGCTCACGCGGCGCGCACCCTTGGGAACGCGACGAGAGCAGCCGGCGATGA
- a CDS encoding N-acetyltransferase codes for MARIHPTAEVAETAAIGNDTVVWQYAHVREAAEVGAECILGRGVYVGPCVRIGNRCKIQNYALVYEPAVIEDGAFLGPGAIFTNDLTPRAVNPDGTLKDTDDWTSVGVHLGRGASVGARAVCVAPLQIGAWAMVAAGAVVVKDVPDYALVAGVPARRIGWVGEAGQRLKEEGPTERGSAYLCPATGVRYEETDGHLRRVGP; via the coding sequence ATGGCCCGGATCCACCCGACGGCAGAGGTCGCGGAGACCGCTGCTATCGGCAACGACACCGTGGTGTGGCAGTACGCCCACGTCCGAGAGGCCGCCGAGGTCGGTGCCGAATGCATCCTGGGCCGCGGGGTCTACGTGGGCCCGTGCGTTCGGATAGGAAACCGCTGCAAGATCCAGAACTACGCACTCGTCTATGAGCCCGCCGTGATCGAGGACGGGGCGTTCCTTGGGCCGGGTGCGATCTTCACCAACGACCTCACCCCGCGCGCGGTGAACCCCGACGGGACGCTCAAGGACACCGACGACTGGACGTCGGTGGGCGTCCATCTCGGCCGGGGCGCTTCCGTGGGCGCGCGGGCGGTGTGCGTCGCTCCCTTGCAGATTGGTGCGTGGGCCATGGTTGCCGCCGGCGCCGTCGTCGTGAAGGACGTCCCGGACTACGCGCTCGTCGCGGGCGTGCCGGCACGCCGGATCGGCTGGGTCGGCGAGGCAGGGCAGCGGCTCAAGGAGGAGGGCCCCACCGAGCGCGGCTCGGCCTATCTGTGCCCTGCCACCGGGGTCCGGTATGAGGAGACGGACGGACACCTGCGGAGGGTCGGGCCGTGA
- a CDS encoding glycosyltransferase family 39 protein, translating into MDEVASLRNAEALTSSGLSGFAAQDHVAPLSAVFDSASIAIGGTGEFWMRLPAAMAGTLAAGATYVVSRRILGDPGIAFGAGLFAAVAPFAVWFGQEARMYSLLLLIANAYVWACWGLIDGNIRRWDWALMALTAGLGLWTHHYMALLITAFGVFILARRGFRNRSLWTWAATQAVALAAFVPWLVLTGGQGNATGFEKSGQLFWLPYTLFSDVAGMSLGPSTRDLRLSGTAQVIMQNAPSIALVSAVLAAIAVAGVPVLWRRSRAAAAWILCWGLLPPTLAIALTFVADVSYNSRYAITSFPAVAILVGAAGSRLTTVWSARVAVALTACVVAWSLSNWYTDPHYAKDDLRSPAVTLAQQMGPNDVLVVDNMHALPSLEYYGWRCRPSDVVVSSPEGTKAAARDLSTHMEPRTTWLLVFRPWELDPQGSLLAALGEGRGVVAGAWPGSTLIRYAGSGPVSAASGLTVGCLD; encoded by the coding sequence ATGGATGAGGTTGCGTCCCTGCGCAATGCGGAAGCACTGACGTCCTCGGGCCTGTCTGGTTTCGCCGCACAGGACCACGTGGCTCCCCTCTCGGCTGTCTTCGACAGCGCCTCAATTGCTATCGGTGGAACCGGGGAGTTCTGGATGCGGCTGCCGGCGGCAATGGCCGGAACCTTGGCGGCAGGGGCGACATACGTTGTCTCGCGGCGGATCCTCGGGGACCCGGGCATCGCATTCGGGGCCGGATTGTTCGCGGCCGTCGCGCCCTTCGCCGTCTGGTTCGGCCAGGAGGCGCGCATGTACTCGCTGCTCCTGCTCATTGCCAATGCGTACGTGTGGGCCTGCTGGGGGCTCATTGACGGAAACATCCGGCGCTGGGATTGGGCCCTGATGGCTCTTACCGCGGGCTTGGGCTTGTGGACCCATCACTACATGGCCCTGCTCATCACCGCATTCGGCGTGTTCATCCTTGCGCGGCGGGGATTCCGCAATCGAAGCCTTTGGACGTGGGCGGCGACCCAGGCCGTCGCCCTGGCCGCCTTCGTGCCATGGCTGGTACTCACCGGTGGTCAGGGCAACGCGACGGGCTTTGAGAAATCGGGACAGTTGTTCTGGCTGCCCTACACGCTCTTCTCGGACGTGGCGGGAATGAGCCTTGGCCCCTCGACGCGTGATCTGCGGCTCAGCGGCACGGCTCAAGTGATCATGCAGAACGCCCCGTCCATCGCGTTGGTGAGTGCCGTCCTTGCGGCGATTGCGGTTGCCGGCGTGCCTGTCCTCTGGCGGCGCAGCAGGGCCGCGGCGGCCTGGATTCTCTGCTGGGGCTTGCTTCCGCCGACCCTTGCCATCGCGCTGACCTTCGTCGCTGACGTCAGCTACAACAGCCGCTACGCCATCACCTCTTTCCCTGCAGTGGCCATTCTCGTTGGTGCCGCGGGCTCACGCCTTACCACCGTCTGGTCTGCTCGGGTCGCGGTCGCGCTGACCGCCTGCGTCGTGGCCTGGTCGCTCTCGAACTGGTACACGGACCCCCACTATGCGAAGGACGATCTCCGATCACCGGCCGTGACGCTCGCACAGCAGATGGGGCCGAACGATGTCCTGGTGGTGGACAACATGCACGCCCTGCCCTCGCTCGAGTACTACGGCTGGCGCTGCAGGCCGTCGGATGTGGTGGTGAGCTCTCCCGAGGGCACGAAGGCGGCTGCCCGGGACCTGTCGACCCACATGGAGCCTCGCACTACATGGCTTCTGGTCTTCCGACCCTGGGAACTCGATCCTCAGGGGTCGCTGCTGGCTGCGCTGGGCGAGGGGCGAGGCGTCGTCGCCGGCGCGTGGCCGGGCAGCACCCTCATCCGGTACGCAGGGAGCGGCCCGGTGTCGGCGGCCAGCGGGCTAACCGTTGGTTGCCTTGACTGA